One Mesotoga sp. UBA6090 genomic window carries:
- a CDS encoding carbohydrate ABC transporter permease: MKLNFKTREAMVGYLFAAPIIITILIFTIYPVFAGLYYSFTNYQPLEAQKFNMTFVPEESVSFHLGVFPDEEGLVKNELLSLFEPETFLTLDVGVKLNAEQKEAVSSFLEVDRIVEDFLAGRLNSSVSVKDFMRKYMASKSELFVRYVPEFVGFKNFREMFKDQYFWISLKNAFVYSIVVVPIQTLLAMLLAVAANMKIMGQRFFKTVFFLPAISSSAAISMIFWLIYSKPGVLNRLLSTFGFQAVDWLNEPNTALGAIMVMNIWTTAGYFMITFLAALQSIPSSIYEASQLDGAKFWKTFWKITMPLLKPQMLFVSIMGIIGCLQVFDQIYFLIKNMRNITISYYIYKNAFEYQRMGYASAIAMVLFLIIFAITTLQRKLIKEESYF, encoded by the coding sequence ATGAAGCTGAATTTCAAAACGAGAGAAGCCATGGTTGGCTATCTCTTCGCAGCGCCTATAATAATCACCATCTTGATCTTCACGATCTACCCTGTATTCGCGGGCCTGTACTACAGCTTCACCAACTACCAGCCCTTGGAAGCCCAAAAATTCAATATGACCTTCGTCCCTGAAGAATCCGTTTCATTTCATCTGGGCGTCTTCCCCGATGAAGAAGGGCTTGTCAAGAATGAGCTACTCTCTCTTTTTGAACCCGAGACTTTCTTGACACTGGATGTTGGGGTGAAACTGAACGCAGAGCAAAAGGAAGCCGTAAGTAGTTTTCTTGAAGTGGACAGGATAGTAGAAGACTTTCTGGCGGGCAGGCTCAACAGTTCGGTGTCCGTCAAAGACTTCATGAGGAAATACATGGCCTCAAAGAGTGAGCTCTTCGTGAGATATGTACCTGAATTCGTGGGATTCAAGAACTTCAGGGAGATGTTCAAAGACCAGTATTTCTGGATCTCGCTAAAGAACGCCTTTGTCTATTCCATCGTAGTCGTTCCCATCCAGACGTTGCTGGCGATGCTCCTGGCAGTGGCGGCTAACATGAAAATCATGGGGCAGAGATTCTTCAAGACGGTTTTCTTCCTGCCTGCAATTTCCTCTTCCGCGGCTATTTCCATGATCTTCTGGCTTATATACTCCAAGCCCGGTGTCTTGAACAGGCTCCTTTCAACGTTCGGTTTTCAGGCCGTTGACTGGCTCAATGAACCGAATACGGCCCTGGGAGCTATTATGGTCATGAATATATGGACCACCGCCGGTTACTTCATGATAACCTTTCTGGCCGCGCTGCAGAGCATTCCATCATCCATTTACGAGGCCTCTCAGCTCGATGGGGCAAAATTCTGGAAGACCTTCTGGAAGATCACTATGCCCCTTCTCAAGCCTCAGATGCTTTTCGTATCGATAATGGGAATCATCGGTTGTCTGCAGGTTTTTGACCAGATATACTTCCTCATAAAAAACATGCGGAATATAACGATTTCCTATTACATATACAAGAACG
- a CDS encoding extracellular solute-binding protein: protein MKRFLLVSVVLVVGLMALGVTNIRISGWPGNPVEEAVIMKNVEEFNNMQTDIVVEWQPIPGDFRQMLVTQYSAGTAPDIFYVEAFWFEELAKQNVLLPLDLYIKRDVNFDIDWFYPNLIEAFKYEDRIYGIPKDFSTLALVFNKKIFDQYGVAYPTDEDTWFDMLDKALQLKRKGFETPLVLAADLNRVLPFVYGTGGDIVDENLNVALGKPDAKFGLNFYLDLVNKYGVAQEPANLGAGWIGEAYGKESVAMAMTGPWTIGFLAGDYPEVLKNTGIVEMPHLIEKSTMVYTVSWSINRTTPNKDAAWEVLKFLVTKGQERFVAEAGVLASNIQNAEKDTDPTKQAFYRGAEYGIPWMVKTPSGIFSRAHDQLNSLLKDLFYQKVSLSEALALIEENYPGWVAE, encoded by the coding sequence GTGAAAAGATTTTTGTTGGTAAGCGTTGTTTTGGTAGTTGGACTAATGGCATTAGGGGTCACGAACATCAGAATCAGCGGCTGGCCTGGAAACCCTGTTGAAGAGGCCGTCATAATGAAGAACGTTGAAGAATTCAACAACATGCAAACAGATATCGTGGTCGAATGGCAGCCAATACCAGGGGACTTCAGGCAAATGCTTGTCACCCAGTACTCTGCTGGCACCGCTCCAGATATCTTCTATGTTGAAGCCTTCTGGTTCGAAGAACTGGCCAAGCAGAATGTGCTCCTTCCACTAGATCTATATATCAAAAGAGACGTCAATTTCGACATCGACTGGTTCTACCCAAATCTCATCGAAGCCTTCAAGTACGAGGATAGGATCTACGGAATCCCGAAGGACTTTTCTACCCTTGCTCTTGTTTTCAACAAGAAAATATTCGACCAGTACGGCGTCGCCTACCCTACGGACGAAGACACATGGTTCGATATGCTTGATAAGGCGCTTCAACTCAAGAGAAAAGGCTTTGAAACCCCTCTAGTTCTTGCGGCCGATCTCAACAGGGTACTGCCTTTTGTCTATGGAACAGGTGGAGACATCGTTGACGAGAATCTAAACGTAGCTCTGGGTAAACCGGATGCCAAGTTCGGCCTCAATTTCTATCTCGATCTGGTCAACAAGTATGGAGTCGCTCAGGAGCCGGCAAACCTGGGTGCAGGGTGGATTGGAGAAGCTTACGGAAAGGAAAGTGTGGCTATGGCGATGACCGGCCCCTGGACTATCGGATTCCTCGCTGGCGATTACCCCGAAGTTCTGAAGAACACCGGCATAGTCGAGATGCCGCATCTTATTGAGAAGTCGACGATGGTCTATACGGTCTCGTGGAGCATAAACAGAACTACTCCAAACAAGGATGCAGCCTGGGAAGTCTTAAAGTTCCTTGTGACGAAGGGACAGGAGCGGTTTGTCGCGGAAGCAGGAGTACTGGCCTCCAACATACAGAACGCTGAAAAGGATACCGATCCAACGAAACAGGCATTCTACAGAGGCGCGGAGTATGGTATTCCCTGGATGGTTAAGACACCAAGCGGAATTTTCTCCAGAGCTCACGACCAGCTCAACTCGCTGTTGAAGGATCTCTTCTATCAGAAAGTGAGCCTCTCAGAAGCTCTTGCGCTTATCGAAGAGAATTATCCGGGCTGGGTAGCCGAATAA
- a CDS encoding amylo-alpha-1,6-glucosidase, whose protein sequence is MKVFKNGNLMVVTDDRGLIDCESEKAAGLYLEDTRFISRMILKSSLTLTRLHTDFSWDGIETHYLGRSKPGIPHYDIAVAESLRVEGNTLHAELTVRSYSLEEVRISFEYDISCVFEDIFSVRGENDSYNGLESPRTLSSSSSRSFQYESDLERDTVENSLSALSLKIRPGESARVSGKLRLDKYVKKDVVFEKMLSERPVKDIVPIKKTSLLDERELGDLKMLMIPTIYGDFPGAGLPWYATVFGRDSLIFGLQTVDLLPEITKNILTVHTYLQSKEEDSQNEGQPGKIVHETRLNELSLAGRLPFERYYGSIDATLLFIMLSHRYYSQTNDWDFIRSIENSIMEAAEWIDTYADLDNDGYIEFAPSGSGLSIQSWKDSADSVSFSDGRLAEPPLAPVEVQGYLYDTFKCLEKLMALFEDGERATLYALKAAALKKNFNRDFWLESENYFATALDKNKKPVDSITSNPGHCLMTGIVDEERAGALVNRLFSEELYTGWGIRTLSSKMKRYNPFSYHNGSVWPHDNSLIMLGLIKYGFYEKARQLARDLLKVKEKHHDNRLPELFSGLSVSETSGKLIEYPTSCSPQLWSIGTVLVISKALDA, encoded by the coding sequence TTTTAAAGTCCTCGCTCACGCTCACAAGACTACACACAGATTTTTCATGGGACGGGATTGAAACCCATTATCTGGGGCGTTCAAAACCGGGAATCCCGCATTATGATATCGCAGTCGCCGAAAGTCTCCGGGTGGAAGGGAACACTCTTCACGCAGAGCTCACGGTGAGGAGCTATTCGCTGGAAGAAGTTCGGATATCTTTTGAATATGATATCAGTTGTGTCTTCGAAGATATCTTCTCAGTAAGGGGAGAGAACGACTCATACAATGGGCTGGAAAGCCCGAGAACTCTTTCCTCTTCTTCATCGAGGAGTTTTCAATATGAGAGCGACCTCGAAAGAGATACCGTTGAGAACTCTCTGTCCGCGCTCTCTCTGAAAATCCGGCCAGGCGAGAGTGCGAGAGTATCCGGGAAATTGAGGCTCGACAAATACGTGAAGAAGGACGTTGTTTTCGAGAAAATGTTGTCTGAAAGGCCCGTGAAGGATATTGTGCCTATCAAAAAGACTTCGCTGCTGGATGAAAGGGAACTGGGAGATCTCAAAATGCTCATGATTCCCACTATCTATGGTGACTTTCCAGGTGCAGGCCTACCCTGGTACGCCACGGTTTTTGGAAGGGATAGCCTTATCTTTGGCCTCCAGACTGTGGATCTCCTTCCCGAAATAACAAAAAACATACTTACGGTGCATACTTACCTTCAAAGCAAAGAAGAAGACAGCCAGAACGAAGGGCAGCCCGGGAAGATCGTTCATGAAACCCGTTTGAATGAACTATCGCTAGCCGGAAGGTTACCTTTCGAAAGATACTACGGATCGATCGATGCGACTCTTCTGTTCATTATGCTCTCCCACAGGTACTACTCTCAGACTAATGACTGGGACTTTATAAGATCTATCGAAAACAGCATCATGGAAGCTGCCGAATGGATTGATACTTACGCTGATCTCGATAACGACGGATACATCGAATTCGCACCTTCAGGCAGCGGTCTTTCTATTCAGAGCTGGAAAGATTCCGCCGACTCCGTGAGCTTCTCCGACGGCAGGCTGGCAGAGCCTCCACTGGCGCCAGTAGAGGTCCAGGGATATCTGTATGATACATTCAAATGTCTTGAAAAACTTATGGCTCTCTTTGAGGACGGGGAAAGGGCAACTCTGTATGCACTGAAGGCAGCCGCCCTGAAAAAAAACTTCAATCGTGATTTCTGGCTGGAGAGCGAAAACTACTTCGCTACGGCGCTGGATAAAAACAAGAAACCGGTCGATTCAATAACATCTAATCCCGGGCACTGCCTAATGACAGGCATAGTGGACGAAGAAAGAGCCGGGGCGTTGGTGAACCGTCTCTTTTCCGAAGAACTTTACACCGGATGGGGGATAAGAACGCTCTCCAGCAAAATGAAGCGTTACAATCCCTTCTCCTACCACAACGGAAGTGTCTGGCCGCACGACAACTCACTGATTATGCTTGGCCTGATCAAATACGGTTTTTACGAAAAGGCCAGACAGCTCGCCCGGGATCTGCTGAAAGTGAAGGAGAAACATCATGACAATCGCCTCCCCGAGCTCTTTAGCGGTCTGTCAGTATCTGAAACATCTGGAAAGTTGATTGAATATCCAACAAGTTGCTCACCTCAACTGTGGTCTATAGGAACTGTTCTAGTAATATCCAAGGCGCTGGACGCCTGA